One stretch of bacterium DNA includes these proteins:
- a CDS encoding glycerol-3-phosphate dehydrogenase/oxidase produces MSDLIQWPPGWREEAWARVTDPWDIVVIGGGITGAGIFAAGADMGMRILLLEQGDFASGTSSRSSKLVHGGLRYLKQGKFNLVRQSISERQRMLANAAGLVNPLSFLYTLYERDNIRPWMVNAGLAIYTSLFSGAGGYQSLRSSDVRDLRLSPDTRGLLRAFRYQDAQTDDARLVLRVISNGVATARGDAVALNYVKATNILKYGGTSRGAVVRDRESGREAEVPARVVINATGAWADRTRGHVEAPPLLRPLRGSHLFLDLASLPLVEAIAFTHPEDGRPVFAYPWEGVALVGTTDVDHRSPLHQEPSISDGEADYLLKAVRSMFPSYELPRAAIISSQAGVRPVVDTGKTDPSAESREHLVLAEQGLLTILGGKLTTFRVAAIEALRAAHALDSSLPRPRKDTQVLRATAEDYSIGKLEQVIQHRLIARYGLVPSAIRNNDPSALRLVSGTPYLWGELIWSASHEGIVHLSDLLLRRFRLGVLLRDGGLGLLPQLKQPVCSAMGWGESIWKQEVGRFTQELQDAHQLPFERESHA; encoded by the coding sequence ATGTCTGATCTCATTCAGTGGCCGCCGGGATGGCGAGAGGAGGCTTGGGCTCGCGTTACCGATCCATGGGACATTGTGGTCATCGGAGGAGGAATTACCGGCGCTGGCATTTTTGCTGCTGGCGCTGACATGGGTATGCGCATTCTCCTACTCGAACAGGGTGACTTCGCCTCGGGAACTTCGTCGCGATCGTCGAAACTCGTTCACGGAGGATTGCGATACCTCAAGCAAGGAAAGTTCAATCTCGTACGTCAAAGCATCTCTGAACGCCAGAGAATGCTAGCGAACGCCGCGGGCCTCGTGAATCCATTGAGTTTTCTTTACACCCTTTACGAGAGAGATAACATAAGACCGTGGATGGTCAATGCGGGCCTTGCCATCTATACCAGTCTCTTCTCCGGAGCAGGCGGGTACCAGAGCCTCCGCTCAAGCGATGTCCGTGATCTTAGGCTTTCACCAGACACCAGGGGTCTATTGAGAGCCTTCCGCTATCAAGACGCTCAGACTGACGACGCTCGTCTGGTTCTCCGCGTAATCAGTAATGGCGTCGCGACTGCACGCGGCGACGCCGTTGCCCTGAACTATGTAAAGGCTACTAATATCCTTAAGTACGGCGGCACTTCTCGCGGTGCGGTGGTAAGAGATAGAGAGTCAGGTCGGGAGGCGGAGGTGCCTGCCCGAGTAGTGATCAACGCGACTGGTGCCTGGGCTGACAGGACACGCGGTCACGTCGAGGCCCCACCACTGCTTCGTCCTCTTCGAGGCAGCCACCTTTTTCTTGACCTGGCTAGCTTGCCATTGGTTGAGGCAATCGCCTTTACCCATCCAGAGGACGGTCGACCAGTGTTCGCCTATCCTTGGGAAGGAGTCGCTCTCGTCGGCACCACAGATGTAGACCACAGGTCCCCGCTCCATCAAGAGCCCTCCATCTCCGACGGAGAGGCAGACTACCTTCTGAAGGCAGTACGATCGATGTTCCCCTCCTACGAGTTGCCGCGAGCGGCAATAATCAGTTCCCAGGCGGGCGTTCGCCCAGTAGTGGATACCGGAAAGACCGACCCCTCTGCGGAGAGCCGGGAGCATCTGGTCCTCGCCGAGCAAGGACTACTCACGATTCTGGGTGGCAAGCTGACGACTTTTCGGGTAGCCGCTATAGAGGCCCTGCGCGCCGCGCACGCTCTTGATTCTTCGCTTCCAAGACCAAGGAAGGACACTCAAGTCCTGAGGGCCACCGCCGAGGATTACTCGATCGGGAAACTCGAGCAAGTCATCCAACACCGGCTGATTGCAAGGTATGGCCTCGTCCCGAGTGCCATCCGGAACAATGATCCCTCTGCGCTTCGCTTGGTGAGCGGCACTCCCTACCTGTGGGGCGAGCTCATCTGGTCAGCAAGTCATGAGGGCATTGTCCATCTCTCGGACCTCCTGCTGCGCAGGTTCCGTCTAGGAGTTCTGCTTCGAGACGGAGGACTCGGCCTTCTGCCGCAGCTCAAGCAGCCCGTGTGCAGCGCGATGGGCTGGGGTGAGAGTATCTGGAAGCAAGAAGTAGGCCGTTTCACTCAGGAGCTCCAAGACGCTCATCAACTTCCATTCGAGCGGGAATCACACGCCTGA
- a CDS encoding divergent PAP2 family protein, whose translation MTPIVYTAVAAWALSQLLKVVIAFLRIGRGESGRVVWRLVWAGGMPSSHSAFTTSTLVMIALTEGIGSSLFGLAFVFTAIVIYDRTKLHHIYLIFQSHFPALATEAARDPRLKDLVGHTTAEVAVGVAIGLAAAGITWALTAGVG comes from the coding sequence GTGACGCCTATCGTCTATACCGCAGTCGCAGCTTGGGCCCTCTCGCAACTACTCAAGGTAGTCATCGCCTTTCTACGAATTGGGCGTGGCGAATCTGGGCGCGTCGTATGGCGCCTGGTTTGGGCTGGAGGCATGCCCAGCTCTCATTCTGCCTTCACCACATCGACGCTCGTAATGATTGCTCTGACGGAGGGCATTGGGTCTTCCCTCTTCGGCCTCGCCTTCGTGTTTACCGCGATCGTCATCTACGACCGGACCAAGCTCCACCACATCTACCTCATTTTTCAATCTCACTTCCCGGCTCTAGCGACCGAGGCCGCGCGAGACCCTCGGCTTAAGGACCTTGTCGGACACACAACGGCAGAGGTGGCTGTAGGCGTCGCTATTGGATTGGCCGCGGCGGGAATCACTTGGGCCCTTACTGCAGGCGTCGGTTGA